Genomic window (Capsicum annuum cultivar UCD-10X-F1 chromosome 10, UCD10Xv1.1, whole genome shotgun sequence):
CTCCAAATTTACCTGTAACTTTTCTAGCGTCTTGGATAATGatgaaaatatccacaaaataaaTGATGCATCCAAGAAAACAACAGGTAGCACCAAATATATCTTGGTTTTCCTTGAGAAGTCATTGATGCTGCCCAAGTGCTCCACAAGTTCAAGTGCCTCGGTAGCAATAAGATACATAAGGGCTAACAGAAACACTTTTGAGGTTACACCACCAAGAGTAGGCCGAACAACACCATAACCCATTGAAACGACTAAAAGAAGAACACGAGACAACGCCTTCTTTACAGAAGTCATTGTGACTGCCCATATCGTAATTACCATAGGTCTGCTTCCAGTGGCATTAAGATTTGCATATTCAAAATACCAGAGCGCCATTTCAGACATGCCAAGGGCAATAACAGCAGTAATCTGATAATGTAGCTGTATGACATCCTTCCAGAACTGAACAAACCTTAGAAACCAAAATAGACCAAGTACAAGATAGGCTAAAGAAGCAAGTCCATAGAAGGTCATCAATGGTACCATTCTCCCTGGTAAATAGCCATCTGGGTTTTTCCATACTGTTCTGCCTCTGACTATCGTTCCCTTAAGTTCTGGGTCACAAAACATGAAATAGAGATAATACATGCCAGTACTGTTTATTTCAACTGTTGCAGGAAGCATATTTGCCTCCTGattctttccttcaaaaaatGTCTGAATGCGTAGTGGCCAAAGTGGGTTATCTTGGTTGCGCTGAATTATAACCTCACCCACAGTGCAGAACTTCTCTTGAGCAAGTTTTGGAGTACAACATAGAGCATTAGACTTTGCAAAAGCATCTCCGATCCTTTCCCTGTCTCTGACCTCAAGAATGATAGTTTCAATCAGTCCAGTTCGACTCTGCATTTCATTTTTTGCATAAGCAGACTCCTCCGTCCTCAAAAAGACAACATCTTCAAATCTGCAACGCAAGTGCGAGTTACGAATCTCAAGGttcatagaagaaaatttaaaataaacggACTAGAATAAATATGCTAGTAAATGAGAATCTCAAACTAAATTATTGTTGAAGAGATTGAACCAGATCAGGAGTGTAAGTGATATGTCCGCCTTGAATAGGATAGCTATTGTAGAGTTTGTATTTAAACCAATGTATTACTCAGACATATTGTAAAACTCTATGCTCATTGCAGAAGTAAAGATACTGTAGGAGTCTACTTAGGTCACAATTCAGAATACTGAATTTGTATAAATAAAGGCTATGTCTGCCTTTGAAACTCAATGAGATAAGCCTCGATTGTTTCTAAAATATTCTGCCAATCTTGTGTTTttctacatggtatcagagcaatcTAAAGCTACGCTGCCTCTACCAGAAACTAGATCAAACATGGCCTTAAAAACATCCTCAACCCccttgtttttgtgtttgtcaccTGCCTCACTACCCCATATTGCCTCTTGTCCATTAAGTTGAAGCCTTCAAATTATCTGATTTGGAGAACACAAATACTCCAATTGATGCAGGTGATGAAGGTATCCTATCTAATCAAAGAGGCTAAGCCAGAATCAGGCAGTATATACACCACCACTGATGGAACCGAGAAAGCTATTAAGAAGGATGCTGGGAAACTGACTGGGAGGAGAAGGATGTGCTACTTAGGAGTTGGATATCTACCACGATGATGGAGGAAAGTATTTACCTCA
Coding sequences:
- the LOC107845922 gene encoding transmembrane protein 87A isoform X1, with the protein product MKKSCTTSELWIGFLVLFFCAFNLLGNVSASIHEYKDEQFVRKFNAFFFHGGTEGLYASKSSSIAYPHKPLEGKSFIRYASSKHSHISLAVEYPTMRFEDVVFLRTEESAYAKNEMQSRTGLIETIILEVRDRERIGDAFAKSNALCCTPKLAQEKFCTVGEVIIQRNQDNPLWPLRIQTFFEGKNQEANMLPATVEINSTGMYYLYFMFCDPELKGTIVRGRTVWKNPDGYLPGRMVPLMTFYGLASLAYLVLGLFWFLRFVQFWKDVIQLHYQITAVIALGMSEMALWYFEYANLNATGSRPMVITIWAVTMTSVKKALSRVLLLVVSMGYGVVRPTLGGVTSKVFLLALMYLIATEALELVEHLGSINDFSRKTKIYLVLPVVFLDASFILWIFSSLSKTLEKLQMRKSMVKLDLYRKFTNSLAIFVLLSIAWVGYELYFNASDPLSELWRISWIIPAFWSLLAFSLLVVVCILWVPSSNPTSYAYSGETGDDYDEEAISLTTGVWVISDTGTKLERKEKKGSVSTDYVTDQREDPEEDKRL
- the LOC107845922 gene encoding transmembrane protein 87B isoform X2 encodes the protein MKKSCTTSELWIGFLVLFFCAFNLLGNVSASIHEYKDEQFVRKFNAFFFHGGTEGLYASKSSSIAYPHKPLEGKSFIRFEDVVFLRTEESAYAKNEMQSRTGLIETIILEVRDRERIGDAFAKSNALCCTPKLAQEKFCTVGEVIIQRNQDNPLWPLRIQTFFEGKNQEANMLPATVEINSTGMYYLYFMFCDPELKGTIVRGRTVWKNPDGYLPGRMVPLMTFYGLASLAYLVLGLFWFLRFVQFWKDVIQLHYQITAVIALGMSEMALWYFEYANLNATGSRPMVITIWAVTMTSVKKALSRVLLLVVSMGYGVVRPTLGGVTSKVFLLALMYLIATEALELVEHLGSINDFSRKTKIYLVLPVVFLDASFILWIFSSLSKTLEKLQMRKSMVKLDLYRKFTNSLAIFVLLSIAWVGYELYFNASDPLSELWRISWIIPAFWSLLAFSLLVVVCILWVPSSNPTSYAYSGETGDDYDEEAISLTTGVWVISDTGTKLERKEKKGSVSTDYVTDQREDPEEDKRL